The Stomoxys calcitrans chromosome 3, idStoCalc2.1, whole genome shotgun sequence genome includes a region encoding these proteins:
- the LOC131996194 gene encoding uncharacterized protein LOC131996194 — protein sequence MDEFRDTFINSDIDAICISETWFHPEIDSSIFHVTGYKLFRADRHTHGGGVAIYIKHGISCSLKCMSNRSSRIEYLFLELLSDDKKRLLLGCVYRPNSSIDFEELIETIDIISIEYDNIIVAGDFNSNLLVERCLADSMQTLGLLPVNDSAPTHFTRSNASLLDMFFVSHLSKISLYNQLDAPAFSKHDLLFVTYHFEINPTVCTSTYRDFKNIDWPLLHQSLDEVPWEEIFYMEGVDEQVSFLNHNLCSIYDTCVPVKVIYTNRKQQPWFTPEIKHLISVRNLAYKRWKRYRLPTLYDTFKSARRDVLKKTNESKKQYYKRKFENAIDSKRKWKEIRNIGIGSKSNTNTDCLSISDLDEINENFLKINTVDPGTNTYSNISTAQIEDTFSFRCVSPEEVLQSFATIKSDAMGSDGIHPRFAKLVLPKILPFVTHIYNNILTKSTFPTDWKLAKTIPIPKQNSEFRPIAILPFFSKALERIINTQIDAFLSFRGLLNDRQSGFRTKRNCSTVLIDVVEELRQNMDNNMVSFLVLLDHSKAFDTVNHDILISKLDRLFFFSKPACKLISSYITGRRQSVNVGDTTSAALDVPRGVPQGSILGPLLFSVYINDLPDIPMHCNVQMYADDVQLFSSAKPNCVQSCINNINCDLNEIQNWASKNSLCLNPSKTKLMKILKRSTTQIPPVRATLNNSVIETVDTSCNLGVIFNSKLTWTNHINKAVGKVQGMLRSLWSVRTSTPFQLYSRFCYHRMKEQSEENKCVNSNEHFLNVTSVCALPVIVVVVLTGAATAVIPTIMC from the coding sequence ATGGATGAGTTTCGCGATACATTTATTAACTCCGACATCGACGCCATTTGTATATCTGAAACGTGGTTTCATCCTGAAATCGATAGCAGCATTTTTCATGTTACGGGATACAAACTGTTTAGAGCGGATCGTCATACTCATGGCGGCGGGGTAGCTATATATATCAAacatggtataagctgctctcTCAAATGTATGTCAAACCGCTCTTCCCGCATTGAATACTTATTTCTGGAACTTTTATCTGATGACAAGAAAAGATTACTGCTGGGTTGCGTCTACAGACCAAATTCATcaatagattttgaagaattAATAGAAACTATTGATATAATTTCCATCGAGTACGACAATATAATCGTAGCTGGTGATTTTAATAGCAACTTGCTTGTTGAGCGCTGTCTTGCCGACTCAATGCAAACCCTAGGGCTACTTCCTGTGAATGATTCCGCACCAACTCACTTCACAAGAAGTAACGCGAGTCTGCTAGATATGTTCTTTGTCAGCCATTTGTCCAAAATATCTCTCTACAATCAGCTAGATGCCCCCGCATTCTCCAAGCATGATTTGCTTTTCGTCACATACCACTTCGAAATTAATCCCACTGTTTGTACATCGACATATCGCGACTTCAAAAACATTGACTGGCCACTTCTGCATCAAAGTTTAGATGAAGTACCTTGGGAAGAGATTTTCTATATGGAAGGTGTTGACGAACAAGTTTCCTTCCTAAATCATAACCTTTGCTCAATTTACGACACATGCGTTCCTGTCAAAGTCATTTATACTAACAGAAAACAACAGCCATGGTTTACTCCTGAAATCAAGCACTTGATCAgcgttcgaaatttggcatataaaagATGGAAACGTTATAGACTGCCTACACTGTATGACACGTTTAAATCCGCTAGAAGAGATGTGCTCAAAAAGACTAACGAGTCCAAAAAGCAGTACTATAAAAGGAAATTCGAAAATGCAATTGATAGTAagcgaaaatggaaagaaataagGAACATCGGAATTGGATCGAAATCCAATACCAACACTGATTGTCTTTCTATCTCTGACCTAGATGAgataaatgaaaactttttgaaaataaatactgtGGACCCTGGCACAAACACTTATTCTAATATTTCTACAGCACAGATTGAAGACACATTCTCGTTTAGATGTGTTAGTCCCGAAGAAGTCTTACAAAGTTTTGCAACCATAAAGTCTGACGCAATGGGATCTGATGGCATACATCCTAGATTTGCCAAATTGGTACTGCCGAAAATACTTCCATTTGTCACACACATTTATAACAACATTCTTACAAAGTCAACGTTCCCAACAGACTGGAAATTGGCAAAAACTATACCGATACCCAAACAGAATTCAGAGTTCCGTCCGATTGCTATCCTGCCGTTTTTCTCTAAAGCTTTGGAACGTATTATAAATACTCAAATAGATGCCTTCCTGAGTTTCAGAGGTCTTTTGAATGATAGACAATCTGGTTTTCGAACAAAAAGAAACTGCTCTACTGTATTAATTGACGTTGTGGAAGAATTGAGACAAAATATGGATAATAATATGGTATCATTTCTGGTTTTACTGGACCACAGTAAAGCCTTTGACACAGTGAACCATGATATTCTTATCTCGAAGCTTGACAgacttttctttttctccaaACCGGCCTGTAAACTGATTTCATCATACATTACCGGACGCCGTCAATCCGTCAATGTCGGTGATACAACATCTGCGGCACTTGATGTACCTAGAGGTGTTCCGCAGGGCTCTATCCTTGGTCCCTTACTTTTTTCTGTATACATAAATGATCTACCTGATATTCCAATGCATTGTAATGTGcaaatgtacgctgacgatgttcaGCTTTTCTCCAGCGCTAAACCAAATTGCGTACAATCATgtataaataatattaattgCGATCTGAATGAAATCCAGAACTGGGCGAGTAAAAATAGTCTCTGTCTAAATCCGTCAAAAACTAaactgatgaaaattttaaaacgatcaaCCACCCAGATTCCTCCTGTAAGAGCTACTTTGAACAACTCGGTAATAGAAACTGTTGATACATCCTGCAACCTTGGTGTAATATTCAATTCCAAACTGACTTGGACTAATCATATAAACAAAGCTGTTGGTAAAGTTCAAGGAATGCTGCGAAGTTTGTGGTCTGTGCGGACTTCTACACCTTTTCAA